A window of Elusimicrobiota bacterium contains these coding sequences:
- a CDS encoding MFS transporter, whose protein sequence is MKTILKSIPRDFLLFIFAVICIGFAQSIVDSTFNNFLNERFHITSWQRTFLELPREIPGLIVIFVSALFFFMCNRTLAALSQFLAALGVFFIGLLAFNYSIMLVWLFIYSLGQHLFLPLVSDVGMELAGEGKTGRRLGQLQGAGNFAAIAGSFFIFVGFKYFRLNFTIAFIISALCFLAGALFIYSMRKNKPVPLKTKFKFRKEYKLFYILSILYGTRKQLFLTFAPWVLITIFMQKTQAIATLLTIGGIIGIIFKPLLGHAIDKYGEKTILAGEAIVLIFVCLGYGFSKKMFSVNIALIITSACYVADQLLMSVTMARATYLKKIIVDPQELTSTLTMGVSIDHIFSITVALTGGIIWKLYGYEYIFLLGALIALTNLFFTLKIKT, encoded by the coding sequence ATGAAAACCATTTTAAAATCAATCCCGCGCGATTTCCTGCTTTTTATATTTGCAGTCATCTGTATTGGATTTGCACAGAGTATAGTTGATTCCACCTTCAACAATTTTCTTAACGAGCGATTTCACATAACAAGCTGGCAAAGAACTTTCCTTGAATTACCCAGAGAAATACCGGGACTGATAGTTATTTTCGTCTCTGCTCTTTTTTTCTTTATGTGTAACAGAACACTCGCCGCACTATCACAATTTCTTGCAGCTTTAGGAGTTTTCTTTATAGGACTTTTGGCATTCAATTATTCAATAATGCTTGTCTGGCTGTTTATATACAGTTTAGGACAACATCTTTTCCTGCCGCTTGTTTCCGACGTAGGAATGGAACTTGCCGGTGAAGGCAAAACAGGAAGAAGACTGGGCCAGCTCCAGGGAGCAGGAAATTTTGCAGCAATTGCAGGAAGTTTTTTCATATTTGTCGGATTTAAATATTTTAGGCTCAATTTTACCATAGCATTTATAATATCGGCACTCTGTTTTCTTGCGGGAGCGTTGTTTATATATTCAATGAGAAAAAATAAACCGGTCCCGCTTAAGACAAAATTCAAATTCAGAAAAGAATATAAACTTTTTTATATACTATCCATACTTTATGGAACAAGAAAACAACTTTTTCTTACTTTTGCACCTTGGGTTCTTATTACTATTTTCATGCAAAAAACTCAGGCAATTGCAACGCTTCTGACAATCGGGGGAATTATCGGAATAATATTCAAGCCGTTACTAGGGCATGCAATAGATAAATACGGAGAAAAAACAATACTTGCAGGCGAAGCCATTGTACTGATTTTTGTATGTTTAGGATACGGGTTTTCTAAAAAGATGTTTTCGGTAAATATTGCATTGATAATAACATCCGCATGTTATGTAGCCGACCAGCTTTTAATGTCCGTAACCATGGCGAGAGCCACGTATCTTAAAAAAATAATTGTTGACCCGCAGGAATTAACATCAACGCTGACCATGGGTGTATCAATTGACCATATATTTTCAATAACAGTAGCACTTACCGGCGGCATTATCTGGAAATTATACGGATACGAATACATCTTTTTATTAGGCGCACTCATTGCCTTAACAAACCTGTTTTTCACCCTGAAAATAAAAACATAA
- a CDS encoding Fic family protein, protein MLNNIEIRPRVMKTLSEIDYLQGKIAGSSAKGIFVPVVQKESAIIMAYASTTIEGSTLTPQEVKQVSDGERPRKPELHIQMVKNYLDVVRWIREKENTKVITENNIFTLHKIIGEKAVAGGPVGKYRKVQVYVGDHTPPSSEKVPYLMKEFLEWLNNKSHQYHPVLCSAIAHFEIATIHPFRDGNGRVARALASWELYRRGFDTLHVFTLDDILLENRQFYYQQLNNARKPGGLANWLEYICDITAEGLERAYNRLISAQVTAKKLPSLSETQNKLLVMLAQDGPKTMKQLTTELRITRQGVYKMLNPLLKTKRIIRIGTRRNRQYSITI, encoded by the coding sequence ATGTTAAATAATATTGAAATTAGACCAAGAGTAATGAAAACATTATCGGAGATTGATTATCTGCAAGGAAAAATCGCAGGTAGTTCAGCAAAAGGAATATTCGTTCCCGTAGTCCAGAAAGAATCGGCTATAATAATGGCATATGCTTCAACAACAATTGAAGGAAGCACATTAACACCGCAAGAAGTCAAGCAAGTATCTGATGGTGAAAGACCACGAAAACCGGAACTTCATATACAAATGGTTAAAAATTATCTGGATGTTGTTCGATGGATAAGAGAAAAAGAAAATACAAAAGTTATTACAGAAAACAACATTTTTACCTTGCACAAAATTATCGGTGAAAAAGCAGTTGCCGGCGGTCCTGTAGGTAAATACAGGAAAGTTCAAGTATATGTCGGGGACCATACACCACCATCATCTGAAAAAGTGCCGTATTTAATGAAAGAGTTTTTAGAATGGTTAAATAACAAAAGCCACCAATACCATCCAGTCTTATGTTCAGCGATTGCCCATTTTGAAATTGCAACCATACACCCGTTCCGTGACGGCAACGGCAGAGTAGCCAGAGCATTAGCCAGTTGGGAATTATATCGCCGCGGATTTGATACTTTGCACGTTTTTACACTTGACGATATTTTATTGGAAAACAGACAATTCTACTATCAACAATTAAACAACGCAAGAAAACCCGGTGGTTTAGCTAACTGGCTGGAATATATATGCGATATTACAGCCGAAGGGCTTGAGCGGGCGTATAATCGTCTTATATCGGCACAGGTGACGGCAAAAAAACTACCTTCACTTTCAGAAACACAAAATAAATTGCTTGTAATGTTGGCACAAGATGGTCCAAAAACAATGAAACAACTTACAACAGAACTTCGTATTACCCGTCAGGGTGTTTACAAGATGTTAAATCCGTTACTAAAAACAAAAAGAATCATACGCATTGGTACCAGACGCAACAGACAATATTCAATTACAATTTGA
- a CDS encoding archease produces the protein MTPITIKKKKKVKINRFKIINHTADVGIIVTGKTIKKLFENAAFGMFSLITPLKKVQKKISISVSIKSNNYEELLVAFLNELQYYYAVKKLLFKDFKISKITKTHLNANVSGEKISKHEILHDIKAATYHNLKIDKTLIGFQTQIIFDV, from the coding sequence ATGACACCGATAACGATAAAGAAAAAGAAAAAGGTAAAGATAAATAGATTTAAAATTATCAATCATACAGCAGACGTTGGCATTATTGTAACCGGGAAAACAATAAAGAAACTTTTTGAGAATGCTGCTTTTGGGATGTTTTCGTTGATTACCCCTCTTAAAAAAGTACAGAAGAAAATTTCAATATCCGTTTCAATTAAGTCAAATAATTACGAAGAACTTCTGGTAGCTTTTCTAAACGAACTCCAGTATTATTACGCTGTTAAGAAATTACTTTTCAAAGATTTTAAAATCTCCAAAATAACCAAAACCCATCTAAATGCGAATGTTTCAGGTGAAAAAATTTCCAAACATGAAATTCTACACGACATCAAAGCCGCCACATACCACAACTTGAAAATAGATAAAACGCTAATTGGTTTCCAAACCCAAATAATTTTTGACGTTTAG
- a CDS encoding class I SAM-dependent methyltransferase — MANSGTRIKQIKEHFEKEAKEFDKMFFKVAPHYIDVVDILVSAIPFEKNSRINVVDLGCGTGNITKALLKRYPNANVTCVDIAKSMLEMAKNKLKKYKNVKYWCVDITKFDYSPKYDVIISSLVLHHIEEKDKYKFYKKIYNSLKQNGVFYTADFVLGSNPHLQKMYLSRWEEFLRRNWNEQQIKAIFLKHKQEDRPCKLITELELLNKTGFKDVDAIWKQFNFAVYGGQK; from the coding sequence ATGGCAAACTCAGGAACAAGAATAAAACAGATAAAAGAACATTTTGAGAAAGAGGCAAAGGAATTTGATAAGATGTTCTTTAAGGTTGCACCTCATTATATAGATGTCGTAGATATATTAGTGTCCGCGATTCCTTTTGAGAAAAATAGCAGAATAAATGTTGTAGACTTGGGTTGCGGGACCGGAAATATTACGAAAGCACTGTTAAAAAGATACCCTAATGCTAATGTTACTTGTGTAGATATTGCCAAGAGTATGCTCGAAATGGCTAAAAACAAGCTAAAAAAATATAAAAATGTGAAATATTGGTGCGTAGATATCACGAAGTTTGATTATTCTCCAAAATATGACGTTATAATTTCATCGCTTGTTTTACATCACATTGAAGAAAAAGATAAATATAAATTTTACAAGAAAATTTATAATTCGCTTAAACAAAATGGAGTTTTTTATACTGCAGACTTTGTACTCGGCTCAAATCCGCATCTGCAAAAAATGTATTTGTCCAGATGGGAAGAATTCTTACGCCGCAATTGGAATGAGCAGCAAATTAAAGCTATATTTTTAAAACATAAACAGGAAGATAGACCATGCAAGCTGATTACTGAACTTGAACTGTTAAACAAAACAGGTTTTAAAGATGTTGATGCCATTTGGAAACAATTTAATTTTGCAGTATACGGCGGACAAAAGTAA
- a CDS encoding DUF721 domain-containing protein, whose translation MRKGKVVHISACVDKFLSKSSFNPDGYALRVFFDGFVGPKISRHAQLIKCSKDTVIILVKSPVIKNEIMLMRRKIIKAINSFLGDEKIKNLKIIQE comes from the coding sequence GTGAGAAAAGGAAAAGTAGTTCATATATCTGCCTGCGTTGATAAGTTTTTAAGTAAGAGTTCTTTTAATCCGGACGGATATGCGTTAAGAGTATTTTTTGATGGATTTGTAGGTCCAAAAATTTCCAGGCACGCTCAACTTATAAAATGTTCAAAAGATACGGTAATTATATTAGTAAAATCCCCGGTAATAAAAAATGAAATTATGTTAATGAGAAGAAAAATAATAAAAGCGATTAATTCTTTTTTAGGCGATGAAAAAATAAAAAATCTTAAAATTATACAGGAGTAA
- the gyrB gene encoding DNA topoisomerase (ATP-hydrolyzing) subunit B translates to MSKEKDSEQYGASNIQVLEGLDAVRKRPAMYIGSTGAEGLHHLVYEVVDNAIDEVLAGFCKTIEVVIHDDNSVSVTDDGRGIPVEPHPKYKNMSALEIVMTKLHAGGKFDHDSYKVSGGLHGVGVSVVNALSEYLEAEVYRNGKIYYQKYLRGKTDAPLKVKGNSDDIGTKITFKPDKEIFSITREYSFDTLSSRLRELAFLNAGTRITIIDEREDKEHTFFYEGGIVQFVKYLNMNKSPLHADPIYFMKEKDGITAEVAVQYSDSYSENVISFANNINTHEGGTHLAGFRSALTRVINDYIKNKELIKDKNVSLSGEDVREGLTAVISVKIPDPQFEGQTKTKLGNNEVEGIMKSIVGDALSTFLEENPTVANKITEKAVVAAEAREAARKARELTRRKGALDSGSLPGKLADCQERDAAKCEIYIVEGDSAGGSAKQGRDRKFQAILPLKGKILNVEKSRINKMLANDEIRTLITALGAGIGQEDFDISNLRYHKVIIMTDADVDGAHIRTLLLTFFYRQMTQLIQNGNVFIAQPPLFKVKKNKKEIYVETEEKLESMLLEEGISNLKIFKLEKGKASKEYDSKKLSGILKNLIEFETLIKKLIRKGVTWDDYLAFKKKEKMPLYKVETEDKPEYIYTDKEWKNFKAEYLKKKKEKMTEKLATAGELPLEISEEELGTEVKDLWELVKLDLVVKKLESENVELDDYGNGGGKPLYRINSNNEDIDVKNFRQLIDTVMELGRKGTSIQRYKGLGEMNPSQLWETTMDPKNRKLLQVKLEDAIEADKIFTTLMGDKVEPRRLFIEQHAHEVKNLDI, encoded by the coding sequence ATGTCAAAAGAAAAAGATTCAGAACAGTATGGCGCGTCTAACATTCAAGTTTTAGAAGGATTGGATGCCGTCCGCAAAAGACCTGCAATGTATATCGGCTCAACAGGGGCAGAAGGGCTCCATCATCTTGTTTATGAAGTTGTAGACAATGCTATTGATGAAGTGCTTGCGGGTTTTTGTAAAACGATAGAAGTAGTTATTCACGATGATAATTCCGTTTCTGTAACAGATGACGGGCGCGGCATTCCCGTTGAACCGCACCCGAAGTATAAAAATATGTCAGCGTTAGAAATTGTGATGACAAAATTGCACGCAGGCGGAAAATTTGACCATGATTCATATAAAGTTTCCGGTGGGCTTCATGGTGTAGGCGTTTCTGTTGTTAATGCACTTTCTGAATATCTTGAAGCAGAGGTCTACAGGAACGGCAAAATTTACTACCAGAAATATTTAAGAGGCAAGACAGATGCACCGCTGAAAGTCAAAGGCAATAGTGATGATATCGGCACAAAAATTACATTTAAGCCGGACAAAGAAATTTTTTCTATTACCAGAGAATATTCGTTTGATACATTATCCAGTCGGTTACGCGAACTTGCATTTTTAAATGCCGGAACAAGAATTACCATTATAGATGAAAGAGAAGACAAAGAACATACCTTTTTTTATGAAGGCGGGATTGTCCAATTTGTAAAATATCTTAATATGAACAAAAGCCCGCTGCATGCCGACCCCATATATTTTATGAAGGAAAAAGACGGGATAACGGCTGAAGTCGCAGTCCAGTATAGCGACAGTTATTCAGAAAATGTTATTTCGTTTGCAAATAACATAAATACACACGAAGGCGGCACGCATCTTGCCGGGTTCCGCTCGGCGTTAACCAGGGTCATAAATGACTATATAAAAAATAAAGAACTGATTAAGGATAAAAACGTATCGCTTTCCGGTGAAGATGTTCGTGAAGGACTGACTGCTGTTATTTCGGTAAAAATTCCCGACCCGCAGTTTGAAGGACAGACAAAAACTAAATTAGGAAACAATGAAGTTGAAGGAATTATGAAATCAATAGTCGGTGACGCGCTTTCAACTTTTCTGGAAGAGAATCCGACTGTCGCGAATAAAATTACGGAGAAAGCAGTTGTCGCTGCCGAGGCGAGAGAAGCAGCGAGAAAGGCAAGAGAGCTTACAAGAAGAAAAGGCGCACTGGATAGCGGGTCTTTACCCGGGAAACTTGCCGATTGCCAGGAACGGGACGCTGCAAAATGCGAGATTTATATAGTTGAAGGAGACAGCGCAGGCGGTTCTGCAAAACAGGGACGTGACAGAAAGTTTCAGGCGATACTTCCGTTAAAAGGAAAAATTTTAAATGTTGAAAAATCACGAATTAACAAAATGCTAGCCAATGACGAAATAAGAACGCTTATTACTGCACTTGGCGCGGGAATCGGGCAGGAGGATTTTGATATAAGCAATCTCAGGTATCACAAGGTAATCATTATGACCGATGCCGATGTTGACGGAGCTCATATCAGAACGCTGCTTTTAACATTTTTCTACCGCCAGATGACCCAGCTTATTCAAAACGGCAACGTGTTTATTGCACAGCCGCCGCTTTTTAAGGTGAAAAAAAATAAAAAAGAGATTTATGTTGAAACAGAAGAAAAACTTGAAAGTATGCTTTTAGAAGAAGGGATTAGTAACTTAAAAATATTTAAACTTGAAAAGGGCAAAGCTTCAAAGGAATATGATTCTAAAAAACTTTCAGGAATACTGAAAAATCTTATTGAATTTGAAACACTCATTAAAAAACTAATAAGGAAAGGCGTCACCTGGGATGATTATCTGGCATTTAAGAAAAAAGAAAAAATGCCGCTTTACAAAGTTGAAACAGAAGATAAACCCGAATATATTTATACTGATAAAGAGTGGAAAAACTTTAAAGCGGAATATTTAAAGAAGAAAAAAGAAAAAATGACTGAAAAACTTGCAACAGCCGGCGAATTACCGCTTGAAATTAGCGAGGAAGAACTTGGAACCGAAGTAAAAGATCTTTGGGAACTTGTAAAATTAGACCTTGTAGTCAAGAAGCTGGAATCAGAAAATGTAGAGTTGGATGATTATGGCAACGGCGGAGGAAAACCGTTATATAGAATAAATTCAAATAATGAAGATATAGATGTAAAAAATTTCAGGCAGTTGATTGATACGGTAATGGAACTGGGCAGGAAAGGGACATCTATACAACGGTATAAAGGACTTGGAGAAATGAACCCTTCACAGTTGTGGGAAACTACGATGGACCCAAAAAACAGGAAACTCTTACAAGTAAAATTGGAAGACGCAATAGAAGCCGATAAGATATTTACAACTCTAATGGGCGACAAAGTAGAACCGCGCCGTTTGTTCATAGAACAGCACGCCCACGAAGTAAAGAATCTGGATATTTAA
- the gyrA gene encoding DNA gyrase subunit A, with the protein MDRVVSRNIEDEMKTSYIDYSMSVIVGRALPDVRDGLKPVHRRILYTMKEMGLKHNTAYKKSARVVGDCLGKYHPHGDMSVYDAMVRMAQYFSLRYPLVEGQGNFGSVDGDPPAAMRYTEVRLAPIAEELLGDLDKNTVDFGPNYDGSLTEPLLLPARLPNLLLNGSSGIAVGMATNIPPHNLTEVCDGISAVIENPEIDIPELSKIIKGPDFPTGGIIFGKQGIKDYFATGRGSIRIRAVAEIEDIKSGKTAIIVNELPYQVNKAVLIETIADLVKDKKIEDISDIRDESDREGMRLVIEVKRDGNPQVVLNQLFKHTQMESSFGVIMLSLINNRPKVLNIKEMLYQYIEHRKIIIVRRTKFELAKAEARAHILEGLKIALDNLNKIVKLIRESKDADTARTHLMEEFKLSKIQAQAILDMKLVQLTGLEREKIDAEYLDLIKTIERLKSILSDPKKVLTIIKQELAELKEKYGDDRRTKILANAVDLDMDDLIQEEDVVVSISHAGYIKRMPTTTYKTQNRGGRGVTGMTTRDEDFVEDMFVTSTHSYMLLFTNRGRVYWIRVYEIPEATRTSKGKAIINLVQLSTAEEKITASIPIKSFEKEKATYLLMATKNGTIKKTELSEYSNIRKSGIIAINLEDGDSLIDVKHTEGKSEIVIATKEGLAIRFNEDDVRCIGRSGKGVRGIRLNKGDDVIGMETVMPKDTVLIATENGYGKRTEIDDYRVQSRGGKGVINIKTTDRNGNVIGIKNVKDDNDIMLMTQQGIMIRMAVKGISVIGRNTQGVRLIRLGEGDKLASITYAAKEDDTDNDKEKEKGKDK; encoded by the coding sequence ATGGACAGGGTAGTCTCGCGCAATATTGAAGATGAGATGAAAACATCTTATATTGATTACTCGATGTCCGTTATTGTCGGTCGTGCTTTGCCTGATGTCAGAGATGGCTTAAAACCCGTTCATCGTCGTATACTTTATACGATGAAAGAAATGGGTTTGAAACATAACACAGCATACAAGAAATCAGCCCGCGTCGTTGGAGACTGTTTAGGTAAATATCACCCGCACGGGGACATGTCAGTATATGATGCGATGGTCAGAATGGCGCAGTATTTCTCGCTCCGTTACCCGCTTGTAGAAGGTCAGGGAAATTTTGGTAGTGTTGACGGGGACCCGCCGGCTGCAATGCGTTATACGGAAGTCCGGCTCGCTCCGATTGCAGAAGAACTGCTTGGCGATCTTGATAAAAATACAGTTGATTTCGGACCTAATTATGACGGTTCGCTTACAGAACCGCTTCTATTGCCAGCCAGACTTCCAAATCTTTTATTAAACGGCTCATCCGGTATTGCGGTTGGTATGGCAACAAATATTCCGCCGCATAATCTAACAGAAGTCTGTGATGGTATATCCGCAGTTATTGAAAATCCTGAAATAGATATTCCGGAACTTTCCAAAATTATAAAAGGACCGGATTTCCCGACAGGCGGTATTATTTTCGGTAAGCAGGGAATAAAGGATTATTTTGCAACAGGGCGGGGTTCAATAAGAATCAGGGCAGTAGCAGAAATAGAGGATATAAAAAGCGGGAAGACGGCAATAATTGTCAATGAACTTCCATACCAGGTAAATAAAGCAGTACTTATAGAAACAATAGCCGACCTTGTAAAAGATAAAAAAATTGAAGATATATCCGACATAAGAGACGAATCCGACAGGGAAGGTATGCGTTTAGTAATTGAAGTAAAGCGTGACGGCAACCCGCAGGTTGTCCTGAACCAGCTCTTCAAACATACCCAGATGGAATCGTCTTTTGGCGTGATAATGCTGTCGCTTATCAACAACCGTCCTAAAGTACTCAATATAAAAGAAATGCTTTACCAGTATATTGAACACAGGAAAATAATAATTGTTCGCCGCACAAAATTTGAACTTGCCAAAGCTGAAGCTCGAGCACATATATTAGAAGGACTTAAAATCGCGTTAGACAATCTTAATAAAATCGTAAAATTAATAAGAGAATCAAAAGATGCCGATACTGCAAGAACCCACCTGATGGAAGAGTTTAAATTATCAAAAATCCAGGCACAGGCGATTTTGGATATGAAACTTGTACAACTGACCGGACTGGAACGGGAAAAAATTGATGCAGAATACCTTGACCTTATAAAAACAATAGAACGGTTAAAATCAATTTTATCCGACCCGAAGAAAGTCCTTACAATAATTAAACAGGAACTTGCAGAATTAAAGGAAAAATACGGAGACGATAGAAGAACGAAAATATTAGCAAACGCCGTTGACTTAGACATGGATGATTTAATACAGGAAGAAGACGTTGTTGTATCGATTTCGCATGCCGGTTATATTAAACGAATGCCGACAACGACATATAAGACACAAAACCGTGGCGGCAGAGGCGTTACCGGTATGACTACACGCGATGAGGATTTTGTTGAAGATATGTTCGTCACTTCAACACATTCTTATATGCTCCTTTTCACTAACAGAGGGCGTGTTTACTGGATAAGAGTTTACGAAATTCCGGAAGCGACCAGAACTTCCAAAGGCAAAGCGATAATTAATCTTGTCCAGCTTTCTACTGCTGAAGAAAAAATTACGGCATCAATCCCGATAAAATCGTTTGAAAAAGAAAAGGCGACTTATCTTTTAATGGCGACAAAAAACGGGACAATCAAGAAAACAGAACTTTCAGAATACTCAAACATCAGGAAGTCAGGTATTATTGCCATAAATCTTGAGGATGGCGATTCCCTGATTGATGTAAAACATACTGAAGGCAAAAGCGAGATAGTTATTGCGACAAAAGAAGGGCTTGCTATCAGGTTCAACGAAGATGATGTGAGATGTATCGGCAGGAGCGGCAAAGGCGTGCGTGGAATTCGTCTGAATAAAGGTGACGATGTTATAGGTATGGAAACAGTCATGCCGAAAGACACGGTCTTAATCGCGACAGAAAACGGTTATGGGAAAAGAACAGAAATTGACGACTATCGCGTACAATCCCGCGGCGGTAAAGGCGTTATTAATATAAAAACAACGGATAGAAACGGAAATGTAATCGGTATAAAAAATGTTAAAGATGATAACGACATTATGCTGATGACACAGCAAGGTATAATGATAAGAATGGCGGTCAAAGGTATTTCCGTTATAGGACGAAATACGCAGGGCGTACGGCTCATCCGTCTTGGTGAAGGCGATAAGCTGGCATCCATTACATATGCAGCAAAAGAAGATGACACCGATAACGATAAAGAAAAAGAAAAAGGTAAAGATAAATAG
- the dnaN gene encoding DNA polymerase III subunit beta, which translates to MKVICMKDELLKGIGIVSGAVSQRSTLPLLSNLLFDAKDSQLILAATDLEVAAKTIIKAQVLKEGGITLPGKLIADIIRKVDNKEIEITIEDQGKVLIKAGKTKFTIVGIPKTEFPVAIDFEGGKTFQISTAIVKEIITKTKFAISTDETRYVLNGVCFVVEKGKVMMIATDGKRLAFISKDNVVDKKLSFTFIIPSKAVEELLKIISNTSSEEMEIGAFDNQVGFKIGDTILRSRIIDGHFPNYDQVIPKEKKGSIKINTKELLDATDRISLISSGRTSSIKYSVNKGKILLYSMEQGRGEGNDEIETDYKGEPFNVAYNPNYVVDMLKVAESDEVIFEFTTPVSPGVLRPANDPNYLYIIMPMRLE; encoded by the coding sequence ATGAAAGTTATTTGTATGAAGGATGAATTATTAAAAGGAATAGGGATTGTTTCAGGAGCAGTATCACAAAGAAGTACGCTGCCATTACTTTCAAATTTGCTTTTTGATGCTAAAGATAGTCAGCTTATACTTGCAGCAACAGATTTAGAAGTAGCAGCAAAAACAATAATTAAAGCACAAGTATTAAAAGAAGGCGGAATAACGCTTCCGGGTAAATTAATTGCAGACATTATAAGAAAGGTTGATAATAAAGAAATTGAAATTACTATTGAAGACCAGGGAAAGGTTCTTATAAAAGCAGGAAAGACAAAATTTACAATTGTTGGTATTCCAAAAACAGAGTTTCCGGTTGCAATTGATTTTGAAGGCGGGAAAACATTTCAAATCAGCACAGCAATCGTAAAAGAGATCATTACTAAAACAAAATTCGCCATATCAACCGATGAAACAAGGTACGTTTTAAACGGCGTTTGTTTTGTTGTAGAGAAAGGAAAGGTAATGATGATTGCCACAGACGGCAAACGGTTAGCATTTATATCAAAAGACAACGTTGTTGATAAAAAGCTTTCATTTACTTTTATAATTCCGTCAAAAGCGGTAGAAGAACTCTTAAAAATTATATCAAATACCTCAAGTGAAGAAATGGAGATAGGTGCGTTTGACAACCAGGTCGGATTTAAAATTGGCGATACAATATTACGTTCCCGGATTATTGACGGGCATTTCCCGAATTACGATCAGGTAATACCAAAAGAGAAAAAAGGAAGTATTAAAATAAATACAAAGGAACTTCTGGACGCAACAGACAGAATCTCACTTATTTCATCAGGCAGAACTTCATCAATTAAATATTCTGTAAATAAAGGAAAAATCCTGTTATATTCAATGGAACAGGGACGGGGCGAAGGTAATGATGAAATAGAAACGGATTACAAAGGCGAGCCGTTCAATGTTGCATACAATCCAAATTATGTAGTAGATATGTTAAAAGTTGCCGAAAGCGATGAAGTTATATTTGAATTTACAACACCTGTCAGTCCCGGTGTTTTAAGGCCAGCTAACGATCCAAATTATCTATATATAATTATGCCCATGCGGCTGGAATAA
- a CDS encoding alpha/beta fold hydrolase, translating into MKFKTEGGFIITFLFVSLVSCSKPISDSEPKSEMITKDGVVLVGKFVSPGDRNKLTFILLHGLGSGKSEWFGFADKLSKRGYGYLAVDIRGHGESTKTESGGEISYQNFGMPGPDSQWSKIIGDVDVAVNYLTKKRNIKKDSIALIGASLGANAALIYSANHKFIPFVVLLSPGLNYAELLTALAMKEYGKRPILFAASPLDKYAYESSGRLVEIANGNNIKYAFLEGKNSQHGVQMFDGKFENKLLDWIDQQK; encoded by the coding sequence ATGAAATTTAAAACTGAAGGTGGTTTTATAATAACTTTTCTTTTTGTTTCCCTTGTTTCTTGTTCAAAACCAATTTCTGATTCCGAGCCGAAATCGGAGATGATAACTAAAGACGGGGTTGTGCTTGTTGGGAAATTTGTTTCACCGGGTGACCGGAATAAACTCACATTTATACTTTTACATGGGCTTGGAAGCGGCAAGTCCGAGTGGTTTGGTTTTGCAGATAAATTATCTAAACGCGGGTATGGATATTTAGCAGTTGATATTCGCGGTCACGGTGAAAGCACCAAAACAGAATCCGGCGGGGAAATCAGTTATCAAAATTTCGGTATGCCCGGTCCCGATTCTCAGTGGAGCAAGATAATCGGTGATGTAGATGTTGCAGTAAATTATTTAACCAAAAAAAGAAATATTAAAAAGGACTCAATCGCTTTAATAGGTGCAAGTTTGGGAGCGAATGCCGCACTTATATATTCAGCGAACCATAAGTTTATCCCGTTTGTAGTCCTGCTATCACCAGGATTGAATTATGCCGAATTATTGACTGCACTTGCTATGAAAGAATATGGAAAAAGACCTATTTTGTTTGCGGCGTCCCCATTGGATAAGTATGCTTATGAGAGTTCCGGCAGATTGGTAGAAATTGCCAATGGAAACAATATAAAATATGCCTTTTTAGAAGGTAAAAATAGCCAGCACGGTGTCCAGATGTTTGACGGTAAGTTTGAAAATAAACTTCTTGACTGGATAGATCAACAAAAATAA